Within Quercus lobata isolate SW786 chromosome 5, ValleyOak3.0 Primary Assembly, whole genome shotgun sequence, the genomic segment ttctttatCTAATCCATCtactataatttttaagttgataaaaatcttaatttaattacaattcaaattctttatCTAATCCATCTAATCCTTAATTTTTAAGTGTAGTGTATTATAATCCAGATTCTTCACTTGATCCATCTAATCCTTATATTTACATGAAGTGAATTCAATAACCCCTGTCTCATCTATTGGACATTCATTCCAATCAACTATTTCCCTTCCGtgtgttattattttttccatcaTTCGAAAACTCATTTAACTCAACACAATTCCTTGAAACACTTCTATGAATCTCACTTACAATTAAATCATTATCAATTTGTGCTATattaaaacaagaattaaaaaaaaaaatcaatatcatatTATACGTTAAATGAAATATggattacaaataaataaaaaaataatagtaccTTCTTGAGGTAGTTCATTTAAGTCAAAGTAATTCAATGGAACAAGTTGATGAGTCTCACTTGCAACTAAATTGTCATCCATTTGTGCTACattaaaacaagattaaaacaaTCCACATCATATTTTaggataaatgaaaaaaaatgatacaaataaaataaaataatagttcaTTCTTGAAGTAATTCATTTAAGTTAAAGCAATTCCTTTTAACAACTTGATGTGTCTCACTTATAACTAAATTCTCATCCAACTAGATGAGTCTCAACCTGGTGCTATactaaaacaagattaaaacaaTCCACATCATATTTTaggataaatgaaaaaaaaatgatacaaatagaaaaagattAACCtcatattcaaatatatttaaaaataaatatgaatttaataaaataaaattattgtatctTACAAAATAATTGCTTAATCCTTCATTGAACATTTGAACTTttcttcaccttttttttttctttctttttgaagtggGTTTGATAATGGTAAAGTGAATGAAAGTGAGTTTGTTATTGGTAAAATGAAAGAAGATGAAgagtaaaatattaataaagtgaaattggatgaaaaataaaaagtaaaatgaaggaaaatgtgttaaaatgtATTAAAGGAGTATTTTTGTCCTATAATTACTGAAGAAACCAAGATACACGTTCTACACAAATGAAAGcggaaaaattaatttttatccaTTACCTATATATGTGGGACCCAGGGGTCTGTTTTATTAACAGGTGCTGGCCAGCACCTGTTAACAAAACCGAGGAACTAATTAATGCAACAACATAAGGCTTCAGGAAGCCGGAGGTATTGTGCATATCAGATTCCTTCAGCcattcaaaatagtaagttaggcacgttttcaaacaattaagaaaactaacatctcgagttttaaaaactcgagatccatattataACTCGAGTCCAAAAGACTCGTTTTGCAAGTGTGAAAATggcacatagatctcgagtttttaaaactcgatttccatgcaaaaaaatttcgcctatagtggcgtttttaagccttacagtgacgttttaaatccctatagcggcgtttttctgcaaaaaaattttttataagtacaggtttaggagtcctatagtggcgtttttaagacctatagtgacgttttacagacctatagcggcgttttttctcaattaatggaaatcgagtttttaaaactcgattttcagcctgatttttttcccactttaaCTTAATCCgtttacaaatcgagacttaaaaactcgagttttatcttggaactcgagttttagacactcgagatgctagttttcaaaattgttttgaaatgtgacaattaactaaattttttaatatttattgttatttagaaaaaaaattccaggaAGCCGCTATTCCAAAAGAAGAAGGTAGTGCTGGCTCAACTAGACATTAGTTGCCACTTCCGAATATGCAGGCACTAGTAATGATTCCATACACAGTACCTCAATCACTGGTGTTAGCCATAAATATCATCATTAATTGTGGTTGTTTGCTTCTGCCGGACCTAGCCATTGTGTACACTGTACACATGTATTTTTAGGTTGGtcacatttatttattcaaaaactCCCAAAGTCAATGCTCCACCTTGAGTCtatttggattgaatttattgttgtcaaaattgaaaactaaaaactgaaaatacgatagtaaaataatttttaaatatgtgaataataccgtaagacccatttttaatatttttaaatacgtAAACAATGTATGCACAATGCATGAACAgtatatgcactgttcataaatagtgaattttgtctttaaaagttattttacggcttcaaataaaaaaagaaaaaaaaatgagaaaacgTGCGTTTGTAAACGCAGATGCCCAATCCAAACCCCATCCTTAATTCTGAGTAGGGTGCgtgttataaatattattatgacCCAAGAGTATAACCCTAAGTCATTCTAGGGTTAGCACTTAGCAAAGGGttctcaaattaattataaactCTACTTGGATTTATAGTAATACCATATTAATATAGCTGTCAAGGGCTTTTTACAATGGATATAGTCCATTAAGATGACCACACTAAATTCTAACTTTCACTTTTTatctatcttttttatttttatttttatggactAACAAGTATGAAATTATTTAACGGAGGTGTAGGAGATAAGACAGAAGACATAATCTTTcatattttgactttttataTAGCAACATAATTCAAATACATGctcataaaaatagaaaaataagggttttttttataCCTTGGTTGAgcgttggtttttttttttttggtttgctgGTTGAGcgttgttgaaacttgaaacatgAAACACATGTAGCTTCGAATCTGTCTGCTGAATAAGGTTTTTCTTTGTATAGCATAGTTTTCCCATTCATATGACCTTATCTAAGGGTGACATACAACTACAGTACTACATTGGTGGCCACAAAAATAAGAAactatttttcatataaaaacaaaaaaggaatgGTTGGAGattgtttttatcttttctctttttttctttccttttcttttctttctttttttattttttgggtcgAGAAAAGGACTTGTGTCTTTGGCTTCATATTACCGACTTCCTATAAATTGGGTATCTCAGTTCATCATATCAACAcacctctctatctctctctctctctctcagctcaAAACTAATTGGGATACTCATATCAGTGTCCATGGCCTTCTTTTGTGCATCCTCTTCTCCCTTCAAACCTCAAAATGGTttcaaaaatatccaaaatactGAAAAGATTACTTACCTTATCGATGATACTTGTATGCAAAAGGCACAAGGAAGCAGCACTGCCCAAGATCAAGCCATCAATTATTTTCCCACGGAAGACTACAATTTTCTTCCAGAATATCACAGTTCCACGGTTAAGTTTTGCGTAACCATTTTCACcatttccttttcttgtttttcgAGACCTAACTTTTCATAATTTAAGAGGgctatattattttttccagGATGATTTTTATGTTGAATACTtgcaaaaactaaagaaattcaaaaatatactGAGCAAGTTAGTTGAAGTTCCTTTCGAAGGTTTGAACATGGTTGATGCAATCCTGCGCTTGGGAATTGAGTACCACTTCCAAGAGGAGATTGAAACAATCCTAAAAAGGCAGTATATGATTTTTAGCGGTCATGCAGGTCATGATCATGATCTTTATGAGGCTGCACTGCGTTTTCGATTATTGAGACAAAATGGCTATCATGTTTCTGCAGGtgagaatatatttttctttttacctaaATTACGTTATGCTTGTATTTATCATAGCATGGTTATAATTACATCTCCAATGATTGGGTGGCAAATAGCGTTTGATTCTAAAAGTTGaacaaaaacatttttagataaacattaaaaaataaattaaaattatttgcaGTTGAGCTCTAACTCAACTAACACAGAGAGTAAATTTATGGGTTCAAGACTCACTTGATAACGTAGATATGTGTAACTTATcaattctagaaaaaaaatattccttGAAAGTCAATAAATTGCTGCTAATTGTGTGTCACACAGATGTGTTTAACAAATTCAAGAACAAAGAAGGAAACTTTAACTTGGAGTTAGGTGAAAACATAAGTGGATTGATGGAATTATATGATGCGTCAGAGGTAAGCATCAATGAGGAAGACTTACTTGATGAAGCTAAAGACTTCAGTCGCCATCTTCTCGAAGCAAACATCAAAAATCTTGATCACCAACAAGCTAGATTCATTCTAAACACATTGGAGCATCCCTATCATAAGAGTTTGCCAAGGTTCATGGCTAAGGGCCTCCTTGACAATTTCGAAGGGGCAAGGGGTTGGGTAAAACATTTACAAGAACTAGCAAAGATGGACTTCAAAATGGTCCAGTCCATACACCAACTGGAActtcttcaaattttcaagTAAGTTCAATGAGACTCtggaatatttttgttatgattGTCTATTAATTATTTTGGAACTCAGATTGCCTATATACTTTGATACTATTCTAAATTATCATTTCTCCTAAAAGATGGTGGAAAGGCTTAGGTCTGGCTAAAAAGTTGAACTTTGCGAGAAATCAACCACTTAAATGGTACATGTGGACAGCGGCTTGCCTCACAGATCCAAGCCTGACATATCAAAGGGTTGAGCTCACAAAACCTATAGCTATGGTTTACGTGATAGACGACATGTTTGATGTTTACGGAACACTAGATGAACTCACTCTCTTCACAAATGCGGTGAATCGGTACGTGTGTTTGTTCCATATAggaaaattgttaaatattctTTTACACTTTGTTTTATTCCACCATTTTACACCATTATATAATTGATGCAAgaatattcatattttaaaaatgttcaCATTTCAACTCataaaagtgaataaaaaaaattgtgaaataataaATGAGTGATAATTAAAACTGTAGAAAAATATGATTTGCTTTGTTTTACCATTTTACTATGCGTGATTACTACGTTTTTCTGTGCACGTAGATGGGAATTATCAGCAACTGAGAAACTACCAGACTCTTTGAAGATATGTTTCGTGGCTCTTTATGACATTACCAATGAAATCAGCTACAAGGTCTACCAAAGGACCGGATGGAACCCTATAGGCTCCCTAAAAAAAGCGGTATATATGTTGACAAAATAACTATCAAACACAAttattttctaaagaaaaatacatattggtccctaaattttagtttattaataattttaaatcttgaaatttaaaatgattGCTTTAGATTCCTTAAATGACATGACCAAACTTAAACTAACATGACGACATTACTCTCTTAGATAcattagaaataataaaaatgattgcttcaacttttagagGGACTAAAAGTGACCATTTTAAgtttgttgaaaactaaaaaaattaatagaaaactaTTAGTTTATATTATACTATCAATGTACGATTTACTTTGTagattaaacaaatatatataatattgtacacTTTTATGCAAATGTAtacatttatttagtttataatGTAAATCTTATATTGATAGtacaatataaattaataattttctattattgttttagttctcaacaaatttaaaatggTCACTTTTAGTAAAGAGACATAAAGTGGTTAGTCAGATTTTAGGACAAAAATCGCTCTTGGCCTATCGTATAAGGACAAACATTGTATTTTGACATATTTTTCATGTGAATGGTAAAATTTCGAAGAGATTACTCATGTTACACCTTTGCAATTGTTGATTGTTACAGTGGGCCAGATTGTGTAATGCCTTCCTATTAGAAGCACAATGGTTTGCTTCTGGGAACATGCCAAAGGCAGAGGAGTACATGAAGAATGCACATGTGAGTACAGGATTGCATGTGGTGCTAGTTCACATGTTCTTTCTCTTGGGTGAGGGAATTAGCAAGGATACTGTTGATCTTCTGGACAGCAATCCCAGCATTACATCTTCCATAGCCACAATTCTTCGACTCTGGGATGACCTCGGAAATGCCCAGGTAAGAGAATAAGATTAAATTCACAAGCAGCCACACATAATTTATCCAGTTTTAATAAGGGAGTGATCCCCACCAATAATAGATATCTAGTGGTCTAAAGGGCAGTggcattttaattttattcttttatcttttgaagCGAGGAATAGGACAGTCGCATGTTAGAAGTCAAAggaaattgaattttctctcatttaCTCCACCTTTTGTCGCATTAACCACAGCCATCCACGTGTAAGGGTCATAGTTTTCTcagaaaaataggaaaaataatattttcctaaGAGTAGAGGGAAACCAGTTTTTTCCACAACCCTTTCCACACTTTGTTAAAATCACAAGTTGGGTGAAGTGGGATGAGAGAACTTcacttttatataaatttattattaacatcatttttataatGATCATATCAGGGTAAGTTaacaattattaaaaacattTCGTAAGTGAGTTTAGTATCTTGTAATTTTcgttaatttatttgttaaatgtgagataaaaaaattaaaaaaaagaagataaaaattagtttttttttaaacatatatatgttatttatCTGGTAAAAGATGAgacaaaaagttaaaacttttcatataatatatatatatatatatatatatatgtatatgtttgCAACTTCTAAGGTTAACTCACTAACTGGTTAGGATTATCTGCAGGATGAGGATCAAAATGGTCATGATGGATCCTATATTGAGTGCTACAGGAAAGAACATCAAGGCTGTTCAGTTGAAGATGCAAAAAGTCATGTtattaaaatgatttcaaatgCATGGAAGCAACTCAACAAGGATTGCCTTAACCCAAATCCATTTCCAGCGTCTTTTATAAAGGCTTCTCTTAATGCTGCAAGGATGGTTCCTTTGATGTACAGTTATGACGAGAAACATCGCCTTCCAAGTCTGGAGGAGCACATGAAGTCACTGATCTTTAAAAGTGTTCCCTATAAGAAAATGTAAACAAATTAGACTTTTGGGTTTCATAACGTATTACGCTTTGGTAATGTAATAACCAATGGAAGATGTGAGGAGGCTTAAACAATTTAGCAATATTTCAGCTTCTTGCACTAGCATTTCCTTAAAATTTAAGTgctaaataaattttcaaatttcctGAATAATATGTAACCAAATCCACTATGAAGATTGTTGCAATATATATGTAAAGAGACACTATAGCCTAGTTTTCCTCTCTTGCTTTCAATTGCTGAATCCAGCCTTGTGTCATCACAGTTATTTGATGCTGTAAGTCGATAAGTCTGCCATTTAACCAATTTCTTGGCCAATTCAAGgctgtttgaaaattttacttgATTTCAGTGGTTTCAAAACAATAATCCAAACACATGGTcatttttagtgtttttgtgGTAAAGTTCTGTCGATAATGTGGCAATTAATGGAGAAGTTGAAAGACTTTTTGGCTTTGGCAAGGTTTTCTCAAGAAATTCTTTTCCGCCTTTCTCTACAAaatattaaggttttttttttttttttccttgttctaTGGTGACGAGCGAATACCAAGAAAAACTTTGTATCCTACATTTTGAATTTGCCAGATTTTGCTCAACTGCTCTACAATTTGCTCGACCAAAATTCTCAGACTTGCACGGTGAATGTGTAGTTTTCTTCTGACTTCAACTTACACCAAACGGTTACAAATGAACTTGAATAACATTCTCAATGAAACAATTTCATTATGagtaattataaatttatattatactaGCAATGTAAATCTTTATCACAAACTAAATATACTGTACACTTTTTGCTAATGTGTATAGTATTGTAAGCATTTCTTTAGTTTACCATATAAATTTTAAACCGTTAGAACATTCACATTCCAAAATTCTATCacatcctattttaccatcccaaaaaaccatcttatcaattatatcataccattttacaatattctcaacatcctaatttttattttacagtacaatacattaaaattatatttctatacaataaaataatatatcccaaaacccaaataaaacttgccaccaccaccaccacgaaGAACATACCCAAACTGATTTTCATCTCCAAAACTCAGTACccaaactaatttttatctccaaaacTCAATACCGAAACCCATGGCCACACCACCACCCCGCAGCAACCCTAGAAACCTCAGCCCTGAAACCCATGGCCAcgccaccaccatcaccatgGCAACCCCACCTTCACCATCATGAACCCACATATGACCCATAATAAAAACCCCACCCCCTTCCACCACCACCATGGCAACCTTCAACTCCACCACCATGAACCCATAAAAAAATCCACCTCTGCCACAACCCATATCTACCATGCCGCACCCACCGCTGCCACAACCATCCTTTGCTCGCCTTATCCACCCCTGCCACGACCCACAAACCCACCTACAAACCCAACAAACCCACATCAACCACCATCATGACCATTGCCCTTTGCCCACCACCACCACGGCTCCACAAACTCACATCAGCCATTTCAACCATCAATCACCCATCCCCACCACCACGAAAACGCTCTACCACATCAAATCCATGAGCTCCACCACATCAAACCCCATCTGTCACCACATCAAACCTTTGattcaagggaaaaaaaataaaaaaagaagtgtgactagtgagagagagatagagagagagaagaattgataaagtaagtgaataaaatattagttttttttttttttaagctacaGTGTAATTCTACTTTTAGAATTACACTGTagcataattgtaaatttttgtgtaACTTTTAAAATTACACTGTAgcataattacaaatttttatgtaataattgatttttacaAGTTTGAATGTGCGAAAGGTTTTGaacttttatattaaaattttcttatatatagcATATATCATTCATAATGTAAATACTCGCATTATAAATTAAGAATTTCCCTTTAATTATAAAGAACCTTATGTCATAGAATTAAGCGAAATGACTACACACTATGATTGACACCATTACAGATTATGCACCATTGACACGTACTGATCACCACTAGTGTCATTAATTAGCGTTGTGATTATCAAAAGAATAAGGGCCACACatctacttcaaaaaaaaaaaaaaaaaaaaaaaaaaaaaaagggccacAATTGTAATATCAACCTAGCTCGTACACAATCATGATTAGGTGGTGGACCACACTGGACAAAGTCTGCATGTGGAATAGCAAGTCGAATTCAGAATAGGGATGGTAACGGGTTgggtttggattgagtttttaCATACTTGGGTGTGATTTGCAGGTTAAGATCCGCAACTCGGATTCGGTCCGATTATTaatcgggttttttttttgggacccAGACCCGCCCCGTCGAGCCTCACGGGTCCCGCGGGCCCTGTTTAACCGGTTGGGCCCAAATCTGgctcaaccaattttttttttttttcaagcccattgagtttttttttttgccagaTTCAAGCCCATTCATTGGGCAACCAATTTAAGCCCATTCAAGGCATTATTGGGCAGCCAATTCAAGCCCATAAAGATTTTTGGCATATGTAgccaaatcaatccaaattataagttaatcataaatcaataaatcacctgttaatttaattatacaTCTATAAATCATAACttaaatcaccaactaaacataaaaataaaataaatccaataaGTCCAAGAACTAAGTATCACAAGTCCAAcaagttcaagaaattaaaaaataaaaagttacaaaacaaatcccacaagtgtaaaaaattacaaaatgtcTTATCCtccacaaaccaacaaattaaaaaggctaaaaaattacaaaatgctaaaaaggcttagaataattacaaaccaacaaattaatccaacaagtttaagaaattaaaaaagtactaaattaatacaaaatatctaaTCATCCATAATTGTGACACAACTCCCATCCTCTTCATTAGTTTCCCCATCATCAAGAATTGATTGAAGTGTACAATCTCCGGACATAGTTAAAGAACctacaacaacaatgaattaaagaatgaaatatcaaattgtaactagcaaatataaaaatacaattttaattttataaatagaaattagACAATTACTAACCGTTGATTTCACTCCATAACCAATTCTGAGCACACATCATTGTCTCTATAGTCTTGGGATGTAGCCTACTACGGTGTGGACTTAAAAGTCTCTCACTAGTGCTAAAGGCCGATTCTGAAGCAACAGTTGTGACAGGAATGACTAAAATATCTCTTGCAATCCTTTGTAAAGTAGGATACTTTAAACCATTACTTTTCCACcatcccaaaatatcaaaatcttcACTCCTCTTCAACACTCCCTCATCAATGAAATGATCAAATTCCATTCTAGCACTCCCATGTTTCTTTGAACTACTTGAACTATTATTCACAAACTCATCAAAAGATGACATTGCCCCACTCAACCTAAATTTCATTTGTGCCACAGGGCTTGAAGTACTAGCAGGAATATGAGAACTTCCTTCATTATCTATAGAAGACTCATTTATATCTCCATACTCATCAAGCAAATCATAACaaagattcttaattttttcaatctccAAATTAGAATTATTACCATAAATGTTAGGataataaaattctaataaCTTCATCTTATATCTTGGATCTAAGATAGCAGCAATAGCCATAACAACACTAACATTAGCCCAATAAGAATTAAACTTAGCAAGCATGCTTTCTGCCATCGTACTTATCATCTCATTTGAAGACACACTCCATTCATTCAATGCAATTTTCAACTCACacaccaaattaaaatacatattagttGTAGGGTACTTACGACCAGAGAAAAACTTAGTCGCACTATGAAACAACTCCAACCTCCCACAAATATCTTTGGCTAACTCCCAATCATAATCATATGGTAAACAAGTATAAGATATTTCACGTTTAGCCAAACATGAGAAAACATCTTTATAAATCAATGCAGTAGAAAGCATTAAGTAAGTTGAATTCCAACGAGTTTTACAATCTAAGACTAACTCTTTGGTGCATTGAACACGCAATTGACGtgcattttcttcaaatttttgccTTCTTTTTGGTGATCCAGTCCAATAAATCACACTATCACGAATCCTTTCAATACCATCACCAATAAGAGACAACCCATCTTgaataatcaaattcaaaatatgtgcAGCACACCTCATATGCAACATAGACCCACCCAACATAAGAGAACTAGTATCAAGCTTATTCAAAAGAAGTCTAATCATGGCATCATTAGTACTACAATTATCAACAGTTATTGTAGACAACTTCCTATCAATGTTCCACTCTAAAAAACAATCAACAAGGACTTCTTTCGTGTATGGAGAAGGAACataaacaaacctagaaaaataatatgaataattataacataactcaataaacattCTAAATGTAAATTCTTTAACATtcaatttatagataaaaaaaattaccttagaACCCGGCTTTGCAACGTCCAAGTATGATCAATAAAATGAGCGGTAATGACCATAAAccctctctttttgttactTAAAGTCCACATATCGGTTGTGATTGCCATCCTACTTCCATTCTTGTCCGTCATCTTCAAAGCTTTCTCCCTCTCATTATCATAGATTTTAAGAATGCCACTCTTCAAAGTATTTCTTGTGACAAGTTTAAACATAGTTCGAAGATCGGCCACAAATTCTTTAAACCCAATATGGTCAACCATTGAAAGAGGATATTCATGTAGGATGACCATACGAGCAAGCTTATTCCTAACTCTAACTTGATCAAATTGATAAGTATTCAAACTCATGGTTCCATCCaccttattttgttgtttgatcAAGACTTGTTGTCTCATATCCCTTATATCTTTAAATTTCATCTGTGGACATCTTGCTAAATGATTATGCAAATGAGTTGTACCTTGGCTAGACTCACCCAAGTAAAGTTTGTTACAATGATGGCATTGGGCTTTAACTTTTCCTTCAACTTTCTTCCTTGTAAAATGAGACCAAACATCTGaggtagtctttctttttctacttgtaTCCAAGTCCTCATTTGTAGGCTCTTACTCTCCATCTGTCCCTTCTTGTTCCTCTACCTCTAAGTCTTCTCCCACTAAGTCCACCGTCGGGGATTTCAGATTCCTAATTGGTTCAAAATTTTGTGAGTtagaatcaaaacaaattatcacaaatttattattacacaTACTCATTGATTAATAggcacaaattcataattacaCAGATTCACAAATTCTATCAACGCAATCATAATTAAACATGATTAACTACAAATTCAAACACTTACTCGTTGTTTAATGGTGATCCTGAGGGTGAACTGCCAGGTGACAATGGTGAGGGTGATCGTGAAAATGGCGAAGGAGACCGCATAGTCGGCAAGGGACAACGTCCGGTTCTCAAGG encodes:
- the LOC115992647 gene encoding (3S,6E)-nerolidol synthase 1-like, whose translation is MAFFCASSSPFKPQNGFKNIQNTEKITYLIDDTCMQKAQGSSTAQDQAINYFPTEDYNFLPEYHSSTDDFYVEYLQKLKKFKNILSKLVEVPFEGLNMVDAILRLGIEYHFQEEIETILKRQYMIFSGHAGHDHDLYEAALRFRLLRQNGYHVSADVFNKFKNKEGNFNLELGENISGLMELYDASEVSINEEDLLDEAKDFSRHLLEANIKNLDHQQARFILNTLEHPYHKSLPRFMAKGLLDNFEGARGWVKHLQELAKMDFKMVQSIHQLELLQIFKWWKGLGLAKKLNFARNQPLKWYMWTAACLTDPSLTYQRVELTKPIAMVYVIDDMFDVYGTLDELTLFTNAVNRWELSATEKLPDSLKICFVALYDITNEISYKVYQRTGWNPIGSLKKAWARLCNAFLLEAQWFASGNMPKAEEYMKNAHVSTGLHVVLVHMFFLLGEGISKDTVDLLDSNPSITSSIATILRLWDDLGNAQDEDQNGHDGSYIECYRKEHQGCSVEDAKSHVIKMISNAWKQLNKDCLNPNPFPASFIKASLNAARMVPLMYSYDEKHRLPSLEEHMKSLIFKSVPYKKM